A region of Brevundimonas sp. NIBR10 DNA encodes the following proteins:
- a CDS encoding MerR family DNA-binding transcriptional regulator → MATADDHRTYSIRQLCREFGATARALRFYEDKGLLTPARKGQTRVYDARDRARLKLILRGRRIGFTLHEIQDMLDLYDRNDGNTHQMAIALRRHRAQIEALKQQREDLDAAIETAEEACAAMEERLSQMRPDLLPGAEDYESVLSARLNPDNHDHHPVRHPFKARA, encoded by the coding sequence ATGGCGACCGCAGACGACCATCGCACCTATTCCATCCGCCAGCTGTGCCGCGAGTTCGGGGCCACGGCCAGGGCGCTGCGCTTCTATGAGGACAAGGGTCTGCTGACCCCGGCGCGCAAGGGCCAGACCCGGGTCTATGACGCCCGCGACCGCGCCCGGCTCAAGCTGATCCTGCGCGGCCGACGCATCGGTTTTACCCTGCACGAGATCCAGGACATGCTGGATCTGTACGACCGCAACGACGGCAATACGCACCAGATGGCGATCGCCCTGCGCCGCCACCGCGCCCAGATCGAGGCCCTGAAGCAGCAGCGCGAAGACCTCGACGCCGCCATCGAGACGGCCGAGGAGGCCTGCGCCGCGATGGAGGAGCGCCTGTCCCAGATGCGGCCCGACCTGCTGCCCGGCGCCGAGGACTATGAGTCGGTCCTGAGTGCCCGCCTGAACCCCGACAACCACGACCACCACCCGGTGCGCCATCCCTTCAAAGCGAGAGCCTGA
- a CDS encoding DUF2256 domain-containing protein, with the protein MPRKHVNDAGTAKRDLPQKTCVSCGKPFAWRRKWARDWDQVKFCSDRCRSVGEVRPGGPAARGS; encoded by the coding sequence ATGCCACGCAAACACGTCAACGACGCCGGAACCGCCAAACGCGATTTGCCGCAGAAGACGTGCGTCTCCTGCGGCAAGCCGTTCGCATGGCGCCGCAAGTGGGCGCGGGACTGGGATCAGGTGAAGTTCTGCTCCGACCGTTGCCGGTCGGTCGGCGAAGTCAGGCCCGGCGGCCCAGCAGCACGGGGATCGTGA
- a CDS encoding DoxX family protein, which yields MAATFTPASVTPVSSAAARLRATYRNMALWTLQGWIAMFFLAAGYAKLTESMANLITLMTWPAMVSEQFVRGLGIAEIVLAVGVLTPLVSWKVGRPLVVVSAAGLIVLEAVMLGVHALGGDIGLSIVNVLLLAITIPVLLGRRA from the coding sequence ATGGCTGCCACCTTCACGCCCGCCTCGGTCACCCCCGTTTCCAGCGCCGCCGCGCGCCTGCGCGCCACCTATCGCAACATGGCGCTGTGGACGCTCCAGGGCTGGATCGCGATGTTCTTCCTCGCGGCCGGCTATGCCAAGCTGACGGAATCCATGGCCAATCTGATTACCCTGATGACCTGGCCGGCCATGGTGTCGGAACAGTTCGTCCGGGGTCTGGGCATCGCCGAGATCGTGCTGGCTGTGGGCGTGCTGACGCCGCTGGTGTCCTGGAAGGTCGGCCGACCCCTGGTCGTCGTTTCCGCCGCCGGTCTGATCGTGCTGGAGGCCGTGATGCTGGGCGTGCATGCCCTGGGCGGCGACATCGGCCTGTCGATCGTCAACGTCCTGTTGCTGGCGATCACGATCCCCGTGCTGCTGGGCCGCCGGGCCTGA
- a CDS encoding protein adenylyltransferase SelO encodes MPVTPAYTPEPRFFDLGDEYADAVRPADFPTTILRYRNDRAAASVGLEGLDEAEWIAAFGRFQPLPGQPGPIAMRYHGHQFRHYNPGLGDGRGFLAGQVRDDRGRLLDLGTKGSGTTPWSRGGDGRLTLKGGMREVLAATMLESLGVPTSRALSLIETGEALERGDEPSPTRSAVLVRLQHSHVRFGTFQRAAYHQRADMIEALVEHVRALYHPDVAAGDTPGLLAAIVEASARLTARWIAAGFVHGVLNTDNLNVTGESFDYGPWRFLPAYEPGFTAAYFDQTGLYAFARQPEAVFWNLTQLAGCLKLVADVEPLTEALNGFGPAYIRHLRAAFLMRLGVQSLGEAADQRLVDTTLALLREGGAALRWEPLFFDWFAGFSSSARALGGPRATLYQGETFDAFRFALFEHEPDLPERLEHPMFAQSEPEEMLIDEVEALWAPVATDDDWSPFQAKLARLEQAREAWGFEG; translated from the coding sequence ATGCCCGTTACCCCAGCCTATACGCCCGAGCCCCGCTTCTTCGATCTGGGGGATGAGTACGCCGACGCCGTCCGGCCCGCCGACTTTCCGACCACCATCCTGCGCTACCGCAACGACCGGGCGGCGGCGAGCGTGGGGCTGGAGGGTCTGGACGAAGCCGAGTGGATCGCCGCCTTCGGCCGGTTCCAGCCGTTGCCGGGCCAGCCTGGGCCGATCGCCATGCGGTATCACGGGCATCAGTTTCGGCACTACAACCCCGGCCTCGGCGACGGGCGCGGGTTTCTTGCGGGGCAGGTTCGCGACGATCGTGGCCGTTTGCTCGATCTCGGCACCAAGGGCTCGGGCACGACGCCCTGGTCGCGCGGTGGTGACGGACGGCTGACGCTCAAGGGCGGGATGCGCGAGGTGCTGGCCGCGACCATGCTGGAAAGCCTGGGTGTTCCGACCAGCCGGGCCCTGAGCCTGATCGAGACGGGGGAGGCGCTGGAGCGCGGCGACGAGCCGTCGCCGACGCGGTCGGCGGTGCTGGTCCGGCTTCAGCACAGCCACGTCCGGTTCGGCACCTTCCAGCGCGCCGCCTATCACCAGCGCGCCGACATGATCGAGGCGCTCGTCGAACATGTGCGGGCCCTCTATCATCCCGATGTCGCGGCGGGAGATACGCCCGGCCTGCTGGCCGCGATCGTCGAGGCCTCGGCCAGGCTGACCGCGCGGTGGATCGCGGCGGGGTTCGTTCACGGGGTGCTCAATACCGACAATCTGAACGTCACGGGCGAGAGCTTCGACTATGGGCCGTGGCGGTTCCTGCCCGCCTATGAGCCCGGGTTCACAGCCGCCTATTTCGACCAGACGGGCCTCTATGCCTTCGCGCGCCAGCCGGAGGCGGTGTTCTGGAACCTGACCCAGTTGGCAGGGTGCCTCAAGCTGGTCGCCGATGTCGAGCCCCTGACCGAGGCCCTGAACGGCTTCGGCCCGGCCTATATCCGCCATCTGCGCGCGGCCTTCCTGATGCGGCTGGGGGTTCAGTCACTCGGCGAGGCGGCGGATCAGCGGCTGGTCGACACCACCCTGGCGCTGTTGCGTGAGGGCGGCGCGGCCCTGCGGTGGGAGCCGCTGTTCTTCGACTGGTTCGCGGGTTTCAGCTCGTCGGCGCGGGCGCTGGGCGGCCCCCGTGCGACGCTTTATCAGGGCGAGACCTTCGACGCCTTCCGCTTTGCGCTGTTCGAGCATGAGCCGGACCTGCCCGAACGGCTGGAGCATCCGATGTTTGCGCAAAGCGAGCCCGAAGAGATGCTCATCGACGAGGTCGAGGCGCTCTGGGCCCCCGTTGCCACCGACGATGACTGGTCGCCGTTTCAGGCGAAGTTGGCGCGCCTCGAACAGGCCCGCGAGGCCTGGGGCTTCGAGGGCTGA
- the nhaA gene encoding Na+/H+ antiporter NhaA, which yields MARKLTLDFLKTETASGAALALATVAALVVANSPLSADYFAWLKSEHTLQIGPLILRETVSEWIKEGLMAVFFLVVGLEIKYEIVRGELSDPRKLATPVFAALGGMVAPALVYLAITGMTGGPHGGWPIPLATDIAFALAVFALVGKGLPASLRVFLLTLAIVDDLGAIAMIAILFSQGVQWMPLLGVAALLVGGAIWGRSMRIPAPFWVAGFAAVWWLTVQAGLSTSLTAVAFALIVPIAPRAEDRQSPLKEAMHDLHPYVAWLILPLFAFAKAGVSFAGLSLDQAFAPLVFGIAGGLFVGKQIGVFGAAWLATKLGLGTRPTDATWLQVYGVSLLCGVGFTMSLFIGALAFPGAVDSPEQVEVKLGVLAGSILSGLCGVAALAIARRTPGKDLAET from the coding sequence GTGGCACGCAAACTGACCCTCGATTTTCTCAAGACAGAGACCGCCTCCGGTGCGGCCCTGGCCCTGGCCACCGTCGCCGCCCTGGTCGTGGCCAACTCGCCGCTGTCGGCCGACTATTTCGCCTGGCTGAAGAGCGAGCACACGCTCCAGATCGGGCCGCTCATCCTGCGCGAGACCGTGTCCGAGTGGATCAAGGAAGGCCTGATGGCCGTCTTCTTCCTCGTGGTGGGCCTGGAGATCAAATACGAGATCGTCCGCGGCGAGCTCAGCGACCCCAGGAAGCTGGCGACGCCAGTATTCGCGGCCCTGGGCGGCATGGTCGCGCCGGCGCTGGTTTACCTGGCGATCACCGGGATGACGGGTGGTCCCCACGGCGGCTGGCCCATACCTCTGGCCACCGACATCGCCTTTGCCCTCGCGGTCTTCGCCCTGGTCGGCAAGGGACTGCCCGCGTCATTGCGGGTCTTCCTGCTGACCCTGGCCATCGTCGACGACCTGGGGGCCATCGCCATGATCGCCATACTGTTCAGCCAAGGAGTGCAGTGGATGCCCCTGCTGGGTGTCGCGGCCCTGCTGGTCGGCGGCGCGATCTGGGGCCGGTCGATGCGTATCCCTGCGCCCTTCTGGGTTGCAGGCTTCGCCGCCGTCTGGTGGCTGACGGTTCAGGCGGGGCTGAGCACCTCCCTGACCGCCGTGGCCTTCGCCCTGATCGTGCCGATCGCGCCGCGCGCCGAGGACAGGCAGTCGCCACTGAAGGAAGCGATGCACGACCTGCACCCCTATGTCGCCTGGCTGATCCTGCCGCTGTTCGCCTTCGCCAAGGCCGGCGTGTCGTTCGCAGGCCTGTCGCTCGATCAGGCCTTCGCGCCGCTGGTCTTCGGCATCGCGGGCGGCCTGTTCGTCGGCAAGCAGATCGGGGTGTTCGGCGCGGCCTGGCTGGCGACGAAGCTGGGGCTCGGCACCCGTCCCACCGACGCCACCTGGCTTCAGGTCTACGGCGTCAGCCTGCTGTGCGGGGTCGGCTTCACCATGAGCCTGTTCATCGGGGCCCTCGCCTTCCCCGGCGCCGTCGATTCACCCGAACAGGTCGAGGTCAAGCTGGGGGTGCTGGCCGGCTCGATCCTGTCGGGTCTTTGCGGGGTCGCGGCGCTCGCAATCGCCAGGCGCACGCCAGGCAAGGATTTGGCCGAAACCTGA
- a CDS encoding TonB-dependent receptor, whose product MRLTQSLRYSVSAAVVGAVAFGLVGAASAQDQEGPSTSVDDIIVTAQKREQSLQDVPIVVTSLSAEALDNAGVKDIKDLQILTPGMTVTSTSSEASTTVRIRGVGTVGDNPGLESSVGVVIDGVYRSRNSVGFGDLGELQRIEVLKGPQGTLFGKNTSAGVINIITQAPSFTPGYNAELTAGNYGAFGASGSVTGPINDQVAFRLYAGRRVRDGFTDINLGDGPRTDTDDGNQDFWTARGQLLVLPNDNTSIRIIADYSKRDEYCCVGVQVRTGQTYPFIDGLSTGTGQAPPNATFSGLPFSRLGYANREDGQTIEDKGLSAEANIDLNRWGDATLTTVSSWRRWKSSLGQDIDYTGADINYRVNDGDYGYGVENWTQEVRLAGATDRLDWLVGAFATREQVSRTDSFYNGADYTPFLSFLLSANLNRAVPQFPVSPGIIGCFTRPGQTSGGTGLQGCLASGGTGQLPVGPGGAIVTIPTAQATGPGFIVGQGFRDRYNQTSESFALFTNNTFHLTDQFDITVGLRYTSDTKSVDSLQTNLNNNSSTCNAALANAGAIGGLLGAATAGSIVGTICLPWVNSAFQDRVAHQEFDDSEVSGTIKAAYRLNDQLLTYVSYARGYKSFGYNLDRTQTGVTPNASTFFPSETVDSYEAGFKATLFDRKVLFNATYFNQKVENFQLNTFLGTAFTVEAIPELNSQGFDADFLWFTPIEGLSVSSGLTYTDAEYGVFTAAQLTQPSNFPQLSLLPGGTPAFAPEWSSTNSVNFERTVGNLLFGASLSAKYSSEYNTGSDLLPYKGQDAYTLVNGRITLGTADDRWTVELWGQNLTDKEYIQVGYAAPLQGTAFQSTLQTAGSNPGTFYNAAADTATYDAFLGAPRTYGITFKVKY is encoded by the coding sequence ATGCGTCTTACTCAATCACTTCGCTATTCCGTGTCCGCCGCCGTCGTCGGCGCGGTCGCCTTCGGTCTCGTCGGCGCCGCCTCGGCCCAGGACCAGGAAGGCCCGTCGACCAGCGTCGACGACATCATCGTCACCGCCCAGAAGCGCGAGCAGAGCCTTCAGGACGTGCCGATCGTGGTCACCTCCCTGTCGGCCGAGGCGCTCGACAACGCGGGCGTCAAGGACATCAAGGATCTGCAGATCCTGACCCCCGGCATGACGGTCACCTCGACCTCGTCGGAAGCCTCGACCACCGTCCGTATCCGCGGCGTCGGCACCGTGGGTGACAACCCCGGTCTGGAGAGCTCGGTCGGCGTCGTGATCGACGGCGTCTATCGCTCGCGCAACTCGGTCGGCTTCGGCGACCTGGGTGAACTGCAACGGATCGAAGTCCTGAAGGGCCCGCAAGGCACCCTGTTCGGCAAGAACACCTCGGCCGGCGTCATCAACATCATCACCCAGGCCCCCTCGTTCACGCCCGGCTACAATGCCGAGTTGACGGCGGGCAACTACGGTGCCTTCGGCGCGTCGGGTTCGGTCACCGGCCCGATCAACGACCAGGTCGCCTTCCGCCTGTACGCCGGTCGCCGCGTTCGCGACGGCTTCACCGACATCAACCTCGGCGACGGTCCTCGCACCGACACCGACGACGGCAACCAGGACTTCTGGACCGCGCGCGGCCAGCTGCTGGTCCTGCCCAACGACAACACCTCGATCCGCATCATCGCCGACTACTCCAAGCGCGACGAATACTGCTGCGTCGGCGTTCAGGTCCGCACGGGCCAGACCTATCCCTTCATCGACGGCCTCTCGACCGGCACCGGCCAGGCTCCGCCCAACGCGACCTTCAGCGGCCTGCCCTTCTCGCGCCTCGGCTATGCCAACCGCGAAGACGGCCAGACCATCGAGGACAAGGGCCTGTCGGCCGAGGCCAACATCGACCTGAACCGCTGGGGTGACGCCACCCTGACGACCGTCTCGTCGTGGCGGCGCTGGAAGTCCTCGCTGGGCCAGGACATCGACTACACGGGCGCGGACATCAACTACCGCGTCAACGACGGCGACTATGGCTACGGCGTCGAGAACTGGACCCAGGAAGTCCGTCTGGCCGGGGCCACGGACCGCCTCGACTGGCTGGTCGGTGCCTTCGCGACCCGTGAGCAGGTCTCGCGCACGGACAGCTTCTACAACGGCGCGGACTACACCCCCTTCCTGTCCTTCCTGCTCAGCGCCAACCTGAACCGCGCGGTTCCGCAGTTCCCGGTCAGCCCCGGCATCATCGGCTGCTTCACGCGTCCGGGTCAGACCTCGGGCGGTACGGGTCTGCAAGGCTGCCTGGCCTCAGGCGGCACGGGTCAACTGCCTGTCGGCCCCGGCGGTGCGATCGTCACCATCCCAACGGCTCAGGCCACGGGCCCGGGCTTCATCGTCGGCCAGGGCTTCCGCGACCGCTACAACCAGACGTCCGAGTCGTTCGCGCTGTTCACGAACAACACCTTCCACCTGACGGACCAGTTCGATATCACCGTCGGCCTGCGCTACACGAGCGACACCAAGTCGGTCGACTCGCTGCAGACCAACCTGAACAACAACTCCAGCACCTGTAATGCGGCTTTGGCGAACGCCGGAGCCATCGGCGGCCTGCTGGGCGCGGCGACGGCCGGATCCATCGTCGGCACCATCTGCCTGCCCTGGGTCAACAGCGCCTTCCAGGACCGCGTCGCCCACCAAGAATTCGACGACAGCGAGGTCTCGGGCACGATCAAGGCCGCCTATCGCCTGAACGACCAGCTCCTGACCTATGTGTCCTACGCCCGCGGCTACAAGTCGTTCGGCTATAACCTGGACCGGACCCAGACCGGCGTGACGCCCAACGCCTCGACCTTCTTCCCCTCGGAAACGGTCGACAGCTATGAGGCCGGGTTCAAGGCCACCCTGTTCGATCGCAAGGTGCTGTTCAACGCGACCTACTTCAACCAGAAGGTCGAGAATTTCCAGCTCAACACCTTCCTCGGCACCGCCTTCACGGTGGAAGCGATCCCCGAGCTGAACAGCCAGGGCTTCGACGCCGACTTCCTGTGGTTCACTCCGATCGAAGGCCTGTCGGTCTCGTCCGGCCTGACCTACACGGATGCCGAATACGGCGTGTTCACCGCCGCCCAGCTGACCCAGCCGTCCAACTTCCCGCAGCTGTCGCTGCTGCCGGGCGGCACCCCGGCCTTCGCGCCGGAATGGTCCAGCACCAACTCGGTCAACTTCGAGCGCACCGTCGGCAACCTGCTGTTCGGCGCCAGCCTGTCGGCCAAATATTCCAGCGAATACAACACCGGCTCCGACCTGCTGCCGTACAAGGGCCAGGACGCCTACACCCTCGTCAACGGCCGCATCACGCTCGGAACGGCTGACGATCGCTGGACCGTCGAACTCTGGGGTCAGAACCTGACCGACAAGGAATACATCCAGGTCGGTTACGCCGCGCCGCTGCAGGGCACCGCCTTCCAGTCGACGCTTCAGACCGCCGGCTCGAACCCCGGCACCTTCTACAATGCGGCCGCCGACACCGCGACCTATGACGCGTTCCTGGGTGCCCCGCGCACCTACGGAATCACCTTCAAGGTCAAGTATTGA
- a CDS encoding PQQ-dependent sugar dehydrogenase, translating to MRMIPLATTVAFAALAAACGASGQNAPAPQAGAPLETRPANGTGQTPAFPGQTRAPAVTTSVAMAHTVVASGLDHPWGMALLPDGRWLVTERSGKLSIIGPDGTKSPAIAGLPAVDARGQGGLLDVVVGPTFASDRMIYWSYAEPREGGNATSVARGALSADGSRVDNVQVIFRALPIYDGDKHFGSSLAFAPDGKLFVTLGERSDRPMRPQAQDLGSHMGKTIRINADGTVPSDNPFVGQAGALPEIWSLGHRNVQGIAIGADGKVWTVEHGTRGGDEVNLDQRGLNYGWPDAAYGVEYAGGAINAGTTQKEGTEQPVYYWDPVIAPGGATLYSGAMFPGWQGNLLIAGLKEKHIARLVIQNDRVVGEERLLTDLGERIRDVAVGPDGAVWAITDEANGKLVRLATR from the coding sequence ATGCGCATGATCCCCCTCGCCACCACCGTCGCCTTCGCCGCCCTGGCCGCCGCCTGCGGAGCCAGCGGTCAGAACGCCCCCGCCCCCCAGGCCGGGGCGCCCCTGGAGACCCGCCCGGCAAACGGCACAGGCCAGACCCCCGCCTTCCCCGGCCAGACTCGCGCACCCGCCGTCACCACCTCCGTCGCCATGGCCCACACTGTGGTCGCTTCCGGCCTCGACCACCCGTGGGGCATGGCATTGCTGCCCGACGGGCGCTGGTTGGTCACCGAGCGTTCGGGAAAGCTGTCGATCATCGGGCCGGACGGGACCAAGAGCCCCGCCATCGCCGGCCTGCCTGCCGTCGATGCGCGCGGCCAGGGCGGGCTGCTGGACGTGGTGGTCGGCCCGACCTTCGCCTCCGACCGCATGATCTACTGGAGCTATGCCGAGCCGCGGGAGGGCGGCAACGCCACCTCGGTCGCGCGCGGAGCCCTGTCGGCGGACGGCAGCCGGGTCGACAATGTCCAGGTCATCTTCCGCGCCCTGCCCATCTATGACGGCGACAAGCATTTCGGATCGTCACTGGCCTTCGCGCCCGACGGCAAGCTGTTCGTCACCCTGGGCGAGCGGTCGGACAGACCCATGCGGCCCCAGGCCCAGGACCTCGGCTCGCACATGGGCAAGACGATCCGCATCAATGCCGACGGCACGGTCCCGTCCGACAATCCCTTCGTCGGCCAGGCGGGAGCCCTGCCCGAGATCTGGAGCCTGGGGCACCGCAACGTCCAGGGCATCGCCATCGGTGCGGACGGCAAGGTCTGGACCGTCGAGCACGGCACACGCGGCGGCGACGAGGTCAATCTGGACCAGCGCGGCCTCAACTACGGCTGGCCCGACGCGGCCTACGGCGTCGAATACGCGGGCGGTGCAATCAACGCCGGAACGACCCAGAAGGAAGGCACCGAACAGCCCGTCTACTACTGGGATCCCGTGATCGCCCCGGGCGGCGCGACCCTCTATTCGGGGGCCATGTTCCCGGGCTGGCAGGGCAATCTGCTCATCGCAGGCCTCAAGGAAAAACACATCGCGCGGCTGGTGATCCAGAACGACCGCGTTGTGGGCGAAGAGCGCCTGCTGACCGATCTGGGTGAACGTATCCGTGACGTGGCCGTGGGTCCGGACGGCGCCGTGTGGGCCATCACCGACGAGGCGAACGGCAAGCTGGTGCGGCTGGCGACCCGATAG
- a CDS encoding TIGR02186 family protein has translation MTSPPAVVEPFVPPSEQSQATSGQVRVAAALTDAQVKVDTGFQGASIVLYGAVFNPTDTPADVVVVVRGPDAPVRLVKKTRNMGVWLNSRPVLFEGAPGFYMTASTRPLSEIAGFGQLRRLGVGVDHLRIGAPDEARTVTRYGVRDVVISRLGDDYLDWRRAVIRLKEAAALYNTDPDGVTFVDRGLFRAEVELPTTAPTGEYHAEVWLFQEGRPASVSNLTLTVEKVGFERDIYEFAHRRPWSYGLLSVLLAAGMGYLASRIFRRG, from the coding sequence CGTTCGTTCCGCCGTCGGAGCAGTCGCAGGCCACCAGCGGTCAGGTCCGGGTCGCCGCTGCCCTGACCGACGCCCAGGTCAAGGTCGATACCGGGTTCCAGGGGGCCTCGATCGTTCTCTACGGAGCCGTGTTCAACCCGACCGACACCCCCGCCGATGTCGTGGTGGTCGTGCGGGGGCCGGACGCGCCCGTTCGCCTGGTCAAGAAGACCCGCAACATGGGCGTCTGGCTCAACAGCCGGCCTGTGCTGTTCGAGGGGGCACCCGGCTTCTACATGACCGCCTCGACCCGGCCGCTGAGCGAGATCGCCGGCTTTGGTCAGCTGCGTCGTCTGGGCGTCGGTGTCGATCACCTGCGCATCGGGGCCCCGGACGAGGCGCGGACGGTGACCCGATACGGCGTGCGTGACGTGGTCATCTCGCGGCTCGGCGACGACTACCTGGACTGGCGCCGGGCCGTGATCCGGCTGAAGGAGGCGGCGGCCCTCTACAACACCGATCCCGACGGCGTCACCTTCGTGGACCGGGGTCTGTTCCGCGCCGAGGTCGAACTGCCGACCACCGCACCAACCGGCGAATACCACGCCGAGGTCTGGCTGTTTCAGGAGGGCAGGCCAGCGTCGGTCTCGAACCTGACCCTGACGGTCGAAAAGGTCGGGTTCGAGCGAGACATCTATGAGTTCGCTCACCGCAGGCCCTGGTCCTATGGCCTGCTCAGCGTGCTGCTGGCCGCGGGGATGGGGTATCTGGCGTCGCGGATCTTCCGCCGCGGCTGA